From Diaminobutyricibacter sp. McL0608, one genomic window encodes:
- a CDS encoding VOC family protein, with the protein MFLGLRTIVYPAPDLDASRTWWSQVLGVPPYFDEPFYVGFNPGGYELGLDPAADPTIGPRTYWGVRDVEAEAARLVAAGSVVVEPVTDVGEGIKLGTFRNPQGDLIGLIENPVFEAVSPPVEAGGGTGR; encoded by the coding sequence ATGTTCCTCGGACTCCGCACCATCGTCTATCCGGCCCCCGACCTCGACGCCAGCCGAACCTGGTGGTCGCAGGTACTAGGCGTGCCACCCTACTTCGACGAGCCGTTCTACGTGGGCTTCAATCCCGGCGGCTACGAACTCGGTCTCGACCCCGCCGCCGACCCGACGATCGGCCCGCGAACCTATTGGGGCGTCCGCGACGTCGAAGCCGAGGCCGCGCGGCTGGTCGCGGCAGGTTCCGTGGTCGTGGAGCCGGTCACCGACGTTGGGGAGGGCATCAAACTGGGGACGTTCCGCAACCCTCAGGGCGATCTCATCGGGCTGATCGAGAACCCGGTGTTCGAAGCAGTGTCTCCGCCCGTCGAGGCGGGAGGCGGAACCGGTCGCTGA
- the ychF gene encoding redox-regulated ATPase YchF, with product MALTIAIVGLPNVGKSTLFNALTKNTVLAANYPFATIEPNVGVVSLPDSRLNTLAGIFNSERILPAPVSFVDIAGIVKGASEGEGLGNKFLANIREADAIAQVVRGFDDPDVVHVDGKVDAASDMETINTELILADLQTLEKAEARYEKEVKGRKLEPIVLETARAARAILDDGKPLSSASLDLTPIRELGLLTAKPFIYVFNVDEAVLTDSSKRAALADLVAPAQAVFLDAKLESELIDLDADDAAELLASTGQEESGLDQLARIGFDTLGLQTYLTAGPKESRAWTIHKGWKAPQAAGVIHTDFEKGFIKAEVISFDDLVETGSVHEARAKGKARMEGKEYVMQDGDVVEFRFNV from the coding sequence GTGGCTCTCACTATCGCGATCGTCGGACTCCCCAATGTGGGCAAGTCCACCCTTTTCAACGCCCTCACCAAGAACACGGTCCTCGCAGCGAACTATCCGTTCGCCACGATCGAGCCCAACGTGGGCGTCGTCAGCCTGCCTGATTCCCGCCTGAACACGCTGGCCGGGATCTTCAACAGCGAGCGCATCCTGCCGGCTCCCGTGTCGTTCGTCGACATCGCCGGCATCGTCAAAGGCGCGAGCGAGGGTGAAGGCCTGGGCAACAAGTTCCTGGCGAACATCCGCGAGGCTGACGCGATCGCGCAGGTCGTGCGCGGCTTTGACGACCCGGATGTCGTGCACGTCGACGGCAAGGTCGACGCGGCGAGTGACATGGAGACTATCAACACCGAGCTCATCCTCGCCGACCTGCAGACCCTCGAAAAGGCTGAGGCGCGTTACGAGAAAGAAGTCAAGGGTCGCAAGCTCGAGCCGATCGTGCTCGAGACCGCTCGGGCGGCTCGCGCGATCCTCGACGACGGCAAGCCGCTGTCGAGCGCCTCTCTCGACCTGACGCCCATCCGCGAACTGGGCCTCCTCACAGCGAAGCCGTTCATCTACGTCTTCAACGTCGACGAGGCCGTGCTGACCGATTCTTCGAAGCGTGCAGCCCTCGCCGACCTGGTCGCGCCGGCGCAGGCCGTGTTCCTCGATGCCAAGCTCGAGTCCGAGCTGATCGACCTCGACGCTGACGATGCAGCTGAGCTGCTGGCGTCCACCGGCCAGGAGGAGAGCGGCCTCGACCAGCTCGCCCGCATCGGCTTCGACACCCTCGGGCTGCAGACCTACCTCACCGCCGGCCCGAAAGAGTCGCGCGCGTGGACCATCCACAAGGGTTGGAAGGCTCCCCAGGCTGCCGGCGTCATCCACACCGACTTCGAAAAAGGCTTCATCAAGGCCGAAGTGATCTCGTTCGACGACCTGGTCGAGACCGGGTCAGTGCATGAGGCGCGCGCCAAGGGCAAGGCCCGCATGGAGGGCAAGGAGTACGTCATGCAGGATGGCGACGTGGTGGAGTTCAGGTTTAATGTGTAG
- a CDS encoding patatin-like phospholipase family protein translates to MSEDRTLGLALSGGGAFGAAHVGVLQVLAERGVHPGIVTGTSSGALVGAAYAAGFDPAVIERAALAFRWSAIARWSLAPRLGLLDTHAVTDSVRRIFGADPLVEHLPRTFGAVSTDLRTRQAVTIDSGPLSVALRSTIAIPGLLPHVRRGSARLADGGMVDNVPVNAARALGASRVIVVRLHAKWENVRMMRTVNRTADLHADPSIILIQPEMQGMAQWSMTDVPRLIAEGRRVAEAALDARSSNHPVAA, encoded by the coding sequence GTGAGCGAAGATCGCACCCTCGGTCTCGCGCTCAGCGGCGGAGGCGCATTCGGCGCCGCCCACGTGGGCGTGCTGCAGGTGCTCGCCGAACGCGGTGTGCATCCGGGAATCGTGACGGGGACGAGTTCGGGCGCACTGGTCGGGGCAGCATATGCCGCAGGGTTCGACCCGGCCGTGATCGAGCGGGCCGCCCTGGCATTCCGGTGGAGTGCGATCGCGCGATGGTCGCTGGCCCCGCGCCTGGGGCTGCTCGACACCCACGCGGTGACCGACAGCGTGCGCCGCATCTTCGGCGCAGACCCGCTCGTGGAGCACCTTCCGCGCACCTTCGGCGCGGTCTCCACCGACCTTCGGACACGTCAGGCAGTGACGATCGACAGCGGACCGCTGAGCGTCGCGCTGCGGTCGACGATCGCCATCCCCGGGCTGCTGCCGCACGTGCGACGTGGCAGTGCACGGCTCGCGGACGGCGGCATGGTCGACAACGTTCCGGTCAACGCCGCCCGCGCCCTGGGTGCGTCCCGCGTGATCGTGGTCCGACTGCACGCCAAATGGGAGAACGTCCGCATGATGCGCACGGTCAACCGTACGGCGGACCTCCACGCCGACCCCTCGATCATCCTCATCCAGCCCGAGATGCAGGGCATGGCCCAGTGGTCGATGACCGACGTGCCGCGTCTCATCGCTGAGGGACGCCGCGTTGCGGAGGCGGCGCTGGATGCGAGATCGTCGAATCACCCGGTTGCCGCGTAG
- a CDS encoding response regulator transcription factor encodes MSPVRLLVADDHPVVRDGIVGMVSSDPDIEVVGEASDGAEAVGLARALIPDVVLMDLRMPGTDGVAAIRELVRLGVPSRVVVLTTYDSDADVLPAIEAGATGYLLKDVPRDELVRAVHAAAKGDISLAPSVASRLLDRIRTPEASLLSPRELQVLALLADGSTNREAGAQLHVSEATVKTHLLSIYTKLGVGDRAAAVAEGFRRGLLG; translated from the coding sequence ATGAGCCCCGTCCGCCTGCTCGTCGCTGACGACCATCCGGTTGTCCGGGACGGCATCGTCGGCATGGTCTCATCGGATCCGGACATCGAAGTGGTCGGCGAAGCGTCCGACGGCGCCGAAGCGGTCGGCCTCGCCCGCGCATTGATCCCGGATGTCGTGCTCATGGATCTGCGGATGCCCGGAACCGACGGGGTCGCTGCGATTCGCGAGCTCGTCCGCCTGGGAGTGCCGAGCCGGGTCGTCGTACTGACCACCTACGACTCGGATGCGGACGTCCTGCCTGCCATCGAGGCCGGCGCCACCGGTTACCTACTCAAGGACGTGCCGCGCGACGAACTCGTTCGTGCCGTCCACGCCGCGGCAAAGGGGGACATCTCACTTGCACCGTCCGTCGCCTCGCGGCTACTCGATCGAATCCGGACCCCCGAAGCAAGTCTGCTCAGTCCGCGGGAACTGCAGGTGCTGGCTCTCCTTGCAGACGGATCGACGAACCGTGAGGCCGGCGCGCAACTGCACGTGAGTGAAGCGACCGTGAAGACGCACCTTCTCAGCATCTACACCAAGCTCGGCGTGGGCGACAGGGCGGCGGCGGTCGCGGAGGGGTTCCGGCGCGGGCTGCTGGGATAG
- a CDS encoding sensor histidine kinase, with protein MIHPRWRTVLTVVPYLVLAMLVVFSLLVGWGDWVRLVPELVLCAAYGLWVLGMRALLRRRESPAVVAVFMTGLIAINFMLVLFDSWFAFLTIATFTFAYSIVPWPWELLAVAATAVIAGIAQSSSLSAAPAATFGRVVVVALNVIVMCGLSWGLRLADQQLQRAATEAERSRLAREIHDTLAQGFAGIVTQLQAAQASQDAISRDRHTESALSLARDGLAEARRSVQALRPAALESNRLPEAIVETARRWSERTGIPVDVSTSAAAGSMATDAEVALLRAAQEALANVERHAHAHRVTLTFRHHAHRAQLEIRDDGRGFDPESQPRDSAGGGFGLIAMRERIAALAGDLVVESSPGRGTAIRVEVPG; from the coding sequence GTGATCCATCCGCGCTGGCGGACCGTGCTCACGGTCGTGCCCTACCTGGTGCTGGCGATGCTTGTCGTGTTCTCGCTTCTGGTGGGGTGGGGCGATTGGGTTCGGCTCGTCCCGGAACTCGTCCTCTGCGCCGCGTACGGTTTGTGGGTGCTGGGGATGCGCGCCCTGCTGCGACGGCGCGAAAGTCCAGCCGTCGTCGCCGTCTTCATGACCGGCCTGATCGCGATCAACTTCATGCTGGTGCTGTTCGACAGCTGGTTCGCGTTTCTCACGATTGCGACGTTCACCTTCGCCTACTCGATCGTTCCGTGGCCGTGGGAACTGCTGGCCGTAGCCGCGACAGCCGTCATCGCCGGGATCGCACAGTCGTCCTCCCTCAGCGCCGCACCGGCCGCTACTTTCGGCAGGGTCGTGGTGGTGGCGCTCAACGTCATCGTCATGTGCGGACTCTCCTGGGGCTTGCGCCTTGCAGACCAGCAGCTCCAGCGGGCCGCCACAGAAGCCGAACGCTCACGACTCGCTCGAGAGATCCACGACACTCTGGCGCAGGGGTTCGCCGGCATCGTCACGCAGCTGCAGGCTGCGCAGGCGTCGCAGGATGCGATTTCACGCGACCGACACACCGAGTCGGCACTCAGTCTCGCCCGGGATGGGCTCGCAGAGGCGCGACGCTCCGTGCAGGCCCTGCGTCCCGCGGCTCTCGAGTCGAATCGGCTCCCAGAGGCGATCGTGGAGACGGCGCGCCGCTGGTCGGAGCGAACCGGTATTCCCGTCGACGTGAGCACGAGCGCCGCCGCCGGGTCGATGGCGACGGATGCCGAAGTGGCGCTGTTGCGCGCAGCGCAGGAAGCTCTCGCGAACGTCGAACGGCACGCACACGCGCACCGCGTGACGCTGACGTTCCGACATCATGCGCACCGGGCCCAGCTCGAGATACGCGACGACGGGCGCGGCTTCGACCCGGAATCGCAGCCGCGCGACAGCGCCGGTGGCGGGTTCGGCCTCATCGCCATGCGGGAGCGTATCGCGGCACTCGCAGGCGATCTTGTCGTCGAATCCAGCCCGGGGCGCGGCACGGCGATCCGGGTGGAGGTGCCCGGATGA
- a CDS encoding phage tail protein yields MPYTVDFVNVSTVGLESSPVAPALAGLRANEARYFKNKYDHAFTVSPVGEVPDALAWVTRILKDERDLVIESPALEATEFEVDGIRMAYVFYESGLSINVMYTIEDAGKRAVGFKLSDGMEIPEELAPRFKFARQKSKLAGTIRGSFFVIKGEY; encoded by the coding sequence ATGCCGTACACCGTCGACTTCGTGAACGTCTCCACTGTCGGGCTCGAGTCGTCGCCCGTCGCCCCGGCGCTCGCCGGATTGCGCGCCAATGAGGCCCGCTATTTCAAGAACAAGTACGACCACGCGTTCACCGTGAGTCCTGTGGGCGAGGTTCCGGATGCGCTTGCCTGGGTCACGCGCATCCTGAAGGACGAACGCGACCTCGTCATCGAGTCGCCTGCGCTCGAGGCGACCGAATTCGAGGTCGACGGCATCCGCATGGCTTACGTGTTCTATGAGTCCGGGCTGTCGATCAACGTCATGTACACGATCGAGGATGCGGGGAAGCGAGCCGTGGGTTTCAAACTCTCCGATGGCATGGAGATTCCGGAGGAGCTGGCGCCACGGTTCAAGTTCGCGCGTCAGAAGTCGAAGCTGGCCGGCACCATCCGCGGCTCCTTCTTCGTGATCAAGGGCGAGTACTAG
- a CDS encoding DapH/DapD/GlmU-related protein, translating into MSSDLLMRIHSPEFQAMSERVLRVTELTSRLNVLPFDDEAGKAELFEQILGRPLPERVTIYPPFYTDHGLNLDLSERVFINQNCTFLDYAGIRLGERVMVGPKVTFITVGHPVDTEERRVWLAGGPINVAENVWIGAGATILPGVSIGRDAVIAAGAIVADDVPAASLVAGPKADVRRQW; encoded by the coding sequence GTGTCCAGCGACCTTCTCATGCGCATCCACAGCCCCGAGTTCCAGGCCATGTCCGAGAGGGTCCTGCGTGTGACCGAACTCACGTCACGCCTCAACGTCCTGCCTTTCGACGATGAAGCGGGCAAGGCAGAACTGTTCGAGCAGATCCTTGGCCGGCCGCTGCCGGAGCGCGTCACGATCTACCCGCCGTTCTACACAGATCACGGACTCAACCTCGACCTCTCCGAGCGGGTCTTCATCAACCAGAACTGCACGTTCCTCGACTACGCCGGCATCCGCCTCGGCGAGCGCGTGATGGTCGGCCCCAAGGTCACCTTCATCACCGTCGGGCATCCGGTCGACACCGAAGAGCGTCGCGTGTGGCTGGCCGGCGGGCCGATCAACGTGGCGGAGAACGTGTGGATCGGCGCGGGTGCGACGATCCTGCCCGGCGTCAGCATCGGACGGGATGCGGTCATAGCGGCCGGCGCGATCGTCGCAGACGACGTGCCCGCCGCGAGTCTCGTGGCCGGCCCCAAAGCCGACGTGCGCCGGCAATGGTGA
- a CDS encoding DUF1048 domain-containing protein produces the protein MSILTKMIGDKRRWREYKARVRRLPDNYRTAVEAIEHYVMYFGPTDGDSVMSMFEDLADRFEKAAADGTPIDGIVGEDPVAYADAFLQNYQSGGWVTRQRAKLTKKIALAAHAG, from the coding sequence ATGTCCATTCTCACCAAGATGATCGGCGACAAGCGCCGCTGGCGCGAATACAAGGCCCGGGTGCGTCGGCTCCCCGACAACTACCGGACCGCGGTTGAGGCGATCGAGCACTACGTCATGTATTTCGGACCGACGGACGGCGACAGCGTCATGTCGATGTTCGAGGACCTTGCCGACCGGTTCGAAAAGGCTGCGGCAGACGGAACACCGATCGACGGCATCGTGGGCGAAGACCCGGTTGCATACGCGGATGCGTTCCTGCAGAACTACCAGTCAGGCGGATGGGTGACCCGCCAACGCGCCAAGCTGACGAAGAAGATCGCGCTCGCTGCTCACGCCGGCTAG
- a CDS encoding alpha/beta hydrolase family protein, which yields MDVDVPTSLGPGRLVVDAAEAPRAVLWLGHGAGGGIGAVDLVALAHALPTLGITVARYEQPWRVTGRRVAARPPTLDVAWRETAHAVEELANGLPIVTGGRSAGARVACRTAADVAAVAVVCLAFPLHPPGSPEKSRLSELLAPEVPVLVLQGERDTFGSAALLTSEVGTRSNIRIVTVPGADHGMKVAASAALNARGVAELVTTSVTAFIDGLV from the coding sequence ATGGATGTGGATGTGCCGACCTCGCTCGGTCCCGGCCGGCTGGTAGTGGATGCTGCTGAGGCTCCGCGTGCGGTCCTGTGGCTCGGTCATGGCGCCGGCGGCGGAATCGGTGCGGTCGATCTGGTCGCGCTGGCTCATGCCCTGCCGACACTCGGCATCACTGTCGCTCGCTACGAACAGCCGTGGCGGGTCACCGGCCGGCGCGTTGCAGCGCGTCCCCCGACGCTCGATGTCGCCTGGCGCGAAACAGCGCACGCAGTGGAGGAGCTCGCGAACGGCCTCCCCATCGTGACGGGCGGTCGCAGCGCGGGCGCGCGTGTCGCCTGTCGAACCGCAGCGGATGTCGCGGCCGTGGCCGTGGTCTGTCTCGCGTTCCCACTGCATCCGCCCGGCAGCCCGGAGAAGTCGCGACTGAGCGAGTTGCTTGCTCCCGAGGTTCCGGTGCTCGTGCTGCAGGGCGAGCGCGACACATTCGGAAGCGCAGCCCTGCTCACATCCGAGGTCGGCACTCGATCGAACATCCGGATCGTCACGGTGCCGGGCGCGGACCACGGGATGAAGGTGGCCGCATCGGCTGCGCTCAACGCGCGCGGAGTCGCCGAGCTCGTGACCACATCCGTTACCGCGTTCATCGACGGACTCGTCTGA
- a CDS encoding carboxymuconolactone decarboxylase family protein, whose translation MSIIAVAPENEVDERVAEFYAGDIREQGYVASHTKVLTTNPEAFAAWKELMRAIGGPMDKRRFELATLAAALGTRSVHCRLAHGRKSLAYIDEDELERIARDYHDAGLSEQEVAIMEFSEKVSRASDTMTDADSQRLRDLGLSDREIVDVALAAAARNYYSRAIQALAIPVDDFPELSDSLKDALLEPL comes from the coding sequence ATGTCGATCATCGCAGTCGCACCCGAGAACGAAGTCGACGAGCGTGTCGCCGAGTTCTACGCGGGTGACATCCGGGAGCAAGGCTACGTCGCCAGTCACACGAAAGTGCTGACGACGAATCCCGAGGCCTTCGCCGCCTGGAAAGAGCTCATGCGGGCTATCGGCGGCCCGATGGACAAGCGCCGTTTCGAGCTCGCCACGCTCGCAGCAGCCCTCGGCACCCGCTCGGTCCACTGTCGGCTCGCTCACGGCAGAAAGTCCCTCGCCTACATCGACGAGGACGAGCTCGAGCGGATCGCCCGCGACTACCACGACGCCGGCCTGTCCGAGCAGGAGGTCGCGATCATGGAGTTCTCCGAGAAGGTGAGCCGGGCATCAGACACGATGACGGATGCGGACAGCCAGCGCCTGCGCGACCTCGGCCTCAGCGACCGCGAGATCGTGGATGTTGCGCTCGCGGCGGCGGCGCGCAACTATTACAGCCGCGCCATCCAGGCTCTCGCCATCCCGGTCGACGACTTCCCCGAGCTCAGCGACAGCCTGAAGGACGCACTGCTCGAACCTCTGTGA
- a CDS encoding nucleoside deaminase, which produces MAIDENDLKFLTRAVELAREAFDAGDEPFGSLLVDRDGRVLREDRNRVGGGDETMHPEFELARWAARNLTAGDRSRATVYTSGEHCPMCSAAHAWVGLGRIVFAASAAQTSGWRAARGLPAGPVESLPISVIAPGIAVDGPAPQLEGALRDLFEELSIRTLRRR; this is translated from the coding sequence ATGGCGATAGACGAGAACGACCTGAAGTTTCTCACCCGCGCAGTCGAGCTGGCCCGCGAAGCCTTCGACGCGGGGGACGAGCCGTTCGGCTCGCTGCTCGTCGACCGCGACGGTCGCGTGCTTCGCGAAGACCGCAACCGTGTCGGCGGCGGCGACGAGACGATGCATCCGGAGTTCGAGCTGGCGCGATGGGCCGCGCGAAACCTGACCGCGGGGGACCGCTCGCGGGCGACCGTGTACACGTCGGGGGAGCATTGCCCGATGTGCTCGGCCGCGCACGCCTGGGTCGGGCTCGGGCGCATCGTCTTCGCTGCATCGGCGGCGCAGACCAGTGGATGGCGCGCTGCGCGCGGGCTTCCGGCCGGTCCGGTCGAGAGCCTTCCGATCTCGGTCATCGCACCCGGAATTGCGGTCGACGGGCCTGCGCCGCAGCTCGAGGGAGCCCTCCGGGACCTCTTCGAGGAGCTCTCGATCCGTACGCTCCGGCGCCGGTAG
- a CDS encoding ROK family transcriptional regulator encodes MALTSPSRTDVNRSAILAHLGAQGPASRADLARMLGVSPALVTQLSKDLLADGLIQELDHSPSQGGRPARMLGVTADTARAIGVKVVADHVAFVEVGIDGGVIRSATEPFDALSTLATTNLVDLARTFIEGGGDRPVLGIGVGIPGTVDDQGIGVIDSTQLGWNQVPLGAALRRSLGLPVVVDNNVNALSMAERLFGQGRSCPDFLVVTIGTGVGAGIISGGSVLRGRSGGAGDIGHIPVTDGGPLCQCGNHGCLEAFVGESALIARAAELGIVAPDAPIAAVTRAAVEGDERARKIFAEAGHLLGRTLAGVVNVLDPELVVVLGEGVAAWKFWAPGFESALRASLVPGKRGVEVAVETWQDDRWAQGAAALVLATPFDSDGVAGEQGRLVRERLVANSRIPEGASR; translated from the coding sequence ATGGCGCTCACATCTCCGTCTCGTACAGACGTCAACCGTTCGGCGATCCTCGCGCACCTTGGTGCACAAGGGCCGGCATCCCGTGCCGACCTGGCGAGGATGCTCGGCGTCTCGCCGGCTCTGGTGACGCAACTGAGCAAAGACCTCCTCGCCGATGGGCTCATCCAGGAACTCGACCACTCTCCGTCGCAGGGCGGCAGGCCAGCTCGGATGCTCGGAGTCACGGCTGACACCGCACGCGCGATCGGCGTCAAAGTCGTCGCAGACCATGTCGCCTTCGTCGAAGTGGGAATCGACGGTGGAGTGATCCGCAGTGCGACAGAACCGTTCGACGCTCTCTCGACACTCGCGACGACGAACCTCGTCGATCTCGCACGGACCTTCATAGAAGGGGGCGGCGACCGGCCGGTCCTCGGAATCGGCGTCGGCATCCCGGGAACCGTCGACGACCAGGGAATCGGCGTCATCGATTCGACACAACTCGGCTGGAACCAGGTGCCGCTCGGCGCAGCACTCCGTCGCTCCCTCGGCCTTCCTGTCGTCGTCGACAACAACGTGAACGCGCTGAGCATGGCCGAGCGCCTGTTCGGCCAGGGGCGCTCGTGCCCCGATTTCCTCGTCGTCACCATCGGAACAGGCGTCGGCGCAGGCATCATCTCCGGCGGCTCGGTGCTTCGTGGACGCTCGGGCGGCGCCGGTGACATCGGCCACATCCCCGTCACCGACGGCGGCCCGCTCTGCCAGTGCGGCAACCATGGCTGCCTCGAGGCGTTCGTGGGGGAGAGCGCCCTCATCGCCCGTGCCGCTGAACTCGGCATCGTCGCACCCGATGCGCCAATCGCCGCAGTCACTCGCGCCGCGGTCGAGGGCGATGAGCGGGCGCGCAAGATCTTCGCCGAAGCCGGACACCTGCTCGGGCGCACACTCGCCGGCGTCGTCAACGTTCTCGATCCCGAACTGGTCGTGGTCCTCGGCGAAGGTGTCGCAGCGTGGAAGTTCTGGGCGCCCGGTTTCGAGTCGGCGCTGCGCGCATCCCTCGTCCCGGGAAAACGAGGAGTCGAAGTCGCCGTAGAGACCTGGCAGGACGACCGGTGGGCTCAGGGCGCGGCAGCACTCGTGTTGGCGACACCGTTCGATTCGGATGGTGTGGCCGGCGAGCAGGGCCGCCTCGTCCGGGAACGCCTCGTCGCCAATTCACGGATCCCCGAGGGGGCGTCGCGATGA
- a CDS encoding carbohydrate ABC transporter permease, with product MTLSAARVAASAESPSPVEKEISRAPRKRSTKQRAKYALTIALFLLPSLIPLLAFIIGPMIAAAWTSLHEWNLIGPMKWVGLDNYTTLLTDPGTQQAFLHTVYYIVGYLPLVYIGGLALALALNAKLKGRAVLRGVYFLPVVTSWVVVALVWRWLLNPSVGVVNWALGLIGIQGPGWYTDPAWSMPSIILASAWKDLGFVMVILLAGLQTINPDLYEAAEIDGAGWWRRLFSITLPMLSPSTFFVVVLSLINGFQVFDQVYVMTGGGPNNSSRVVVQEVYDLTFRYGQAGMASALSWLLFIVILIITLIQFRGQKRWVNYA from the coding sequence ATGACACTGTCAGCTGCTCGCGTCGCGGCGTCGGCCGAGTCGCCGTCGCCGGTCGAAAAGGAGATCTCCCGAGCACCCCGGAAGCGCTCGACGAAGCAGCGCGCGAAATACGCACTGACGATCGCGCTCTTCCTGCTCCCTAGCCTCATTCCACTGCTCGCGTTCATCATCGGCCCGATGATCGCGGCCGCCTGGACAAGCCTCCACGAATGGAATCTCATCGGCCCCATGAAATGGGTCGGCCTCGACAACTACACGACGCTCCTCACCGACCCGGGCACGCAACAGGCGTTCCTGCACACCGTCTACTACATCGTCGGTTACCTGCCGCTCGTCTACATCGGCGGCCTCGCTCTCGCGCTGGCGCTGAACGCGAAGCTGAAGGGAAGGGCTGTCCTCCGCGGTGTCTACTTCCTCCCGGTCGTCACCAGCTGGGTGGTCGTCGCACTCGTGTGGCGCTGGCTCCTCAACCCGAGCGTCGGTGTCGTCAACTGGGCGCTGGGCCTCATCGGCATCCAGGGTCCCGGCTGGTACACCGACCCGGCCTGGTCGATGCCGTCGATCATCCTCGCCTCCGCGTGGAAGGACCTCGGCTTCGTGATGGTCATCCTGCTGGCCGGACTGCAGACGATCAACCCTGACCTGTACGAAGCCGCCGAGATCGACGGCGCAGGCTGGTGGCGCCGGCTCTTCAGCATCACGCTGCCGATGCTTTCGCCGTCCACCTTCTTCGTAGTCGTCCTCTCGCTGATCAACGGGTTCCAGGTGTTCGACCAGGTGTACGTCATGACGGGCGGCGGCCCGAACAACTCAAGCCGCGTGGTCGTCCAGGAGGTCTACGACCTGACGTTCCGGTACGGCCAGGCGGGGATGGCTTCCGCGCTCTCCTGGCTGCTGTTCATCGTCATCCTGATCATCACGCTCATCCAGTTCCGCGGGCAGAAGCGGTGGGTGAACTATGCGTAA
- a CDS encoding carbohydrate ABC transporter permease, translating into MRNRFGRISLYVIITVGALFMLFPFVWTVITSVSPGASLTTTPQLPAHPSLSPYAELFQRVPFGQVIVNSIIIAVAGTVLQLVTSALAAYVFARMPFRGRGAIFVVYLATMMIPFQVLIVPLFVEMKTLGLINTYLGAILPTIASAFGVFLLRQAMSTVPYELDQAATLDGAGHFRVFFQIMLPLIRPALATLAVFAFLNTWNSFLWPLIILRDPLMQTLPVALSSLQGQYSTQWDVLMAGSVVSIIPMFALYVFAQKYIVQGVAGTGLK; encoded by the coding sequence ATGCGTAACCGATTCGGCCGTATCAGCCTCTACGTCATCATCACGGTCGGGGCCTTGTTCATGCTCTTCCCGTTCGTGTGGACGGTGATCACGTCGGTCAGTCCGGGCGCAAGCCTGACGACAACCCCGCAGCTTCCCGCGCATCCGTCGCTCTCGCCCTATGCCGAGCTGTTCCAGCGGGTGCCGTTCGGCCAGGTCATCGTGAACAGCATCATCATCGCCGTCGCCGGGACGGTGCTGCAGCTGGTGACCAGCGCCCTCGCCGCCTACGTCTTCGCCCGCATGCCGTTCCGCGGTAGGGGAGCGATCTTCGTGGTCTATCTCGCGACAATGATGATCCCGTTCCAGGTGCTGATCGTGCCGCTGTTCGTCGAGATGAAGACACTCGGCCTGATCAACACCTACCTCGGCGCGATCCTCCCCACGATCGCGTCAGCGTTCGGCGTCTTCCTTCTGCGGCAGGCGATGAGCACCGTCCCGTATGAGCTCGACCAGGCGGCGACGCTCGACGGCGCAGGACACTTCAGGGTCTTCTTCCAGATCATGCTGCCGCTCATCCGGCCCGCACTCGCCACGCTCGCCGTCTTCGCCTTCCTCAACACCTGGAACAGCTTCCTCTGGCCGCTCATCATCCTGCGCGACCCGTTGATGCAGACGCTCCCCGTCGCGCTTTCGAGTCTGCAGGGACAGTACTCGACCCAATGGGATGTGCTCATGGCGGGCTCCGTCGTCAGCATCATCCCGATGTTCGCCCTCTACGTCTTCGCCCAGAAATACATCGTTCAGGGCGTCGCCGGCACCGGTCTCAAATGA